The DNA window CCGGCCAAGATCATCCGCGGCGCGAAACAGGTCGGCTTCCGGCGCTTCAGCGTGCATCCGCACGCCTCCTACCTGTATATCTCGCTGTACCGCCAGCAGCAGCGCGGCATGGTCGGCAAGCTGCTGCGCATTCCCGGCATGCGCACGCTCGTGGGCCTGGCCACGGTGCTGTTCTCCAAGCACCAGGCCGGTATTACGGTGCTGCACAAATAGTGCGCGGCGCTGTCCTGCCGGATGCACCCCGCGGCCGGTCCGGTCCCCGCGAACGCATGCCGGCGATGGCGGTGGCGGCGGCCCTGATGTACTGCACCGTCGCCGCGGCGGCCGCGGCGGAACCGCAGTGGCAATCCTTCCGCTGGCACGTGGACAGCTTCCATGGCGCGCCGCCCGAACGCCTCGCCTTGTTCCTTCCTGTAACGATCGATGCGGCGCCATGCCTGGTGCAACTCGATACCGGTGCCAACGGCGAGCTCGTATGGGCCGGCCAGGCGGCACCGGGCGAGCAGTTGTCCGGCAAATTCGTCACCGTCGAGCTGGCGGGCATCCGCAGGCAGGTCTGGGCCGATGCGGCGAATCTGCGGCATGTGACGCCGCAGGTTTGCGCGCTGCGTCCGGTCGCCACCGTCGGCAACGCCTTTTTCGAGCAGGGCACGTTGACGCTCGACCTGGGCAAGGGCCGTTTTGCCTACGCACAGCACGCCCTGCTGGCAACCGACCCGGCGGCGCATCCGCTGTTCTATGCCCGCTGGACACCATCGGGCGGGCATCCATTGGTCGAGCTGCAAGTGCCGGGCTCCAGTCCGGGGTATGCATTGCTCGACACGGGTTCAGTTCGCTTTGGGCTGGCGGCCACGAATGCCGGGGAGTGGGCGGCGCTGACCGGCGGCGCGCCGCTGGCGGCAGGCGGCGCGGTCCGCCAGTTCAGCCTGAACAGCTGGGGGAAACAGGTGCAGTGTTTTGAAACGCCGGTCACGCACCGCATCGCGGTTGCCGGCCTGGCACTGGACCAGGCCCGCGTCTCCTACTGCGTGGACCAGGGTTTCCAGTCGCCCGTCAAGCTGATCGGCGTTCTGGGCTTGCACGCGCTGGGCGACCGGACCATCACGCTTGATTACCTGTCGCGCCGCTGGAAACTTTCCGGCGGCTGACGTTGGCCCGCCGGCTCAGCGCCTGGTCGGCACGAAACGCAGCAGGAACACGGTCACGCCGAGGCCGATGGCCACGAGCAGCGCCACCAGCGCGGGAATATGGGCCACGCGCGTCAGCGAATAGCTCATCGAACCCCACATGAACAGCAGGATCACGATCTTGCCGCGCAGCGGCAGGCCGCGGCCGTCTTCCCAATCGCGCAGGTATTTGCCGAACAGGGGATTGGTGCGCAGCCAGTTGTGGGCGCGCACCGAACTACGCGCGAAGCAGGCCGAGGCCAGCAGCAGGAACGGCGTGGTCGGCAACAGCGGCAGGAAGGCGCCCAGCAAGGCCAGGATCACGGCGATCACGCCAATTACCTTCAGCAGGAATTTCATCGGTCGATTCATCGCGGCATCGTACCATTCACCGGTGGGTCACCCGCCAACTCGGTTGCCAGAGGTTCACCAGCGGTATCGAACGGCGATACCGGTGGCGGCTTGTCGAAAAAGCTATCCAGGCGTATACTTTCCGCCCTGCAATTTTAAATTGCTGATAACAACGACAACCACATCAGGAAATTCATGTTCAAGAAATTCATCGCCACCGCCGCGCTGTCGCTGGCCGCTTCCGCTTCGTTCGCCATGCCGACCGGCATTTACGCCGGTGTGACCGCAGGCACCACGGACGTCAGCGATCTCGATGGCAACAAGGGCAGCTTCGGCGCGTTCGCCGGCTACGGCTTCAACGAAGCCATCGCGGTCGAAGTGGGCTACCGCCAGCATGGCACGTGGGAGCTGTACGGCTCCGATGTCAAGGTCAAGCAGACCGACATCTCCGTGCTGGGCGCGCTGCCGCTGGCCGCCAGCCTCGACCTCTACGGTCGCCTGGGCTATGCCCACGCGAAGGTGGAAGCCGAGTATTACGGCTACCGCGACGACGAAAGCGTCGACAACACGCTGGTCGGCATCGGCCTGGCCTACCGTTTCTCGGCAAACCTGTCCGGCCGCGTCGAAGTGCAGAAGCCGGCCAGCGACACCACCAACGTCAGCCTCGGCCTGGCCTGGCAGTTCTGATTCCATAGGTTCGAAAAAAGCCGGCATCGCGATGCCGGTTTTTTTTCGTCACGACCTGGGTGACGGCATTGCAAAAAAGTACATAGATGTATAATTTCGGCCCAGATTTGCCAAGTATCCGATTGTCACTTTCACAGGAATAGCCTTGTTCACCAAATATCTTGCCGCCGCGGCGCTGTCGCTGGCCGCTTCCATCGCCTGCGCCGGGCCAGCAGGCGTGTATGCCGGCGTCAGCGCCGGTGCTACCCGCTTCGAAGAGCTGGACGGCAACAAGTCCCACTTCGGCGCCTTCGTCGGCTATGGGTTCAATCCGGCCATCGCCCTGGAACTCGGCTACCGCCAGCATGGCGAGTGGAACTATTTCGGGACCGACGTCAAGCTGAAGGAAACGCAGTTTTCGGCCGTCGGTTCGATGGCGCTGAGCCGGAACCTCGACCTGTTCGCACGCGTGGGCTACGGCTATGGGGAAATCGAAGCGGACCGCGCTGGCTACCGCGGCGAAGGCAACGTCGACAGCGCGATCTACGGTATCGGCCTGGGCTACCAGTTCGTGCCGAACCTGTCCTCCCGCGTCGAGCTGCAAAAGCCGGCAAGCGACATCACCAGCGTCACGGCAAGCCTGGTCTGGAAGTTCTGATCCACGGGATCGCGAAAAAGGCGCTGCTGGCGCCTTTTTTTTTCGTGTGCGCCCAGCATGGGCGCACTCTTGTGGGTGAAAGTCCCGCCGCAAGCTGACCACAGCAAGCGAAGTGAAGCGCAACTGCGGAAGGGTGACCGACTGTGGGGAGGAAGCGTGGAGCGAAACTGCGAGCCGATGGACAAGAATCGGATATAAGGCGCTGCCGAGCAGGGCGAGCGGGCACGTAACCGCGAAGCTCTTGTGGTCAAGGCGAAGTGGCGTAGATCTGGCGGTTGTGCAGTGAAGGAGTGCGTTCTTACCTGGGGAGATCTCGCCTCATGCCTGAAAGGGCGACGTGGCAGCACGGAGCGAGAAGTCAGCAGAGGCCGTAGTAGCTTCTTTTTTTTTCTGAGAGGCAAAGGGCCAAACGAGTAGGAGTGTCCGACACCTTGTCGATGAATCGGGTAAGGCATCAGATGTCCGCAGAAGCGGAGCGGGTCGCGGTAAGGCGGGGTGAAGCCTCGTCCCAAGCTTCCAGTGATGAAACCCGGTTCACGCGGCAGAAAACGAAAGACACAGGGCGAAACTTGCTCACGCAAGCGCTCGCGAGGGAAAACATGCATCGCGCGTGGAAGCGCGTGAAGGCGAACAAGGGAGCCGCAGGTGTCGATGGGCTGGATATCAGCCAGACTCAAGAACATCTGAAACACGCTTGGCCGACCATCAAGAAACAACTGCTGGAAGGCACGTACAGGCCGATGCCGGTGCGGCGTGTGGGCATTCCGAAGCCGGATGGAAGCGAACGTGAGCTGGGGATACCCACCGTGATCGACCGTCTGATTCAGCAGGCACTGCTGCAAGTGCTGCAACCGCTGATCGACCCTACCTTTAGTGAACACAGCCATGGGTTTCGGCCCGGCCGCCGTGCGCATGATGCCGTGCTCAGGGCACAGCAATATGTGCAGGAAGGCTACCGCGTCGTGGTCGATGTGGACCTGTCGAAATTCTTTGACCGGGTCAACCACGATATCCTGATCGACCGCCTACGGAAACGCGTGAACGACATCGGAGTGATCCGGCTGGTGCGCGCCTACCTGAACGCGGGAATCATGGATGGCGGTATGGTAAGCCAGCGAATGGAAGGTACGCCGCAAGGCGGGCCGCTGTCTCCACTGCTGGCCAACGTGCTTCTCGACGAGGTGGATCGCGAACTGGAACGCCGGGGCCACCGCTTTGCCCGCTATGCCGATGACTGCAACGTGTATGTGCGCAGTGAGAAAGCTGGCGAGCGGGTGATGGCCCTGCTCAAGCGTCAATACGACAAGCTGCACCTGAAGATCAATGAATCGAAAAGTGCAGTGGCTAGCGCATTAGGCCGCAAATTTCTGGGGTACGAGCTTTATGCAACCAAGAAAGGAGCGGTCAAACGGGCTGTGTCGGACAAAGCGCAAGACACGTTTCGGCAACGGATCAGGCAACTTACTCGCCGGTCCGGTGGCCGCAGCATCAGCGAGATAATCGACAAACTCCGCCCCTACGTGCTGGGATGGAAAGCCTATTTTGGACTGTCGCAAACTCCAGGAATCTGGCGTGAACTGGATGAATGGATGCGTCATCGAATGCGGGCGATCCACCTGAAACAATGGAAACGAGCGAAAACGATATATCGTGAGCTGCTCAATCTCGGGGCAACGCCCAATGTGGCGTTACGGGTGGCGCAGAACAGTCGCCGCTGGTGGCGCAACAGCCGATTTGCTCTAAATAACGTGCTGACGATCGCTTACTTTGATCGCCTCGGCATGCCACGCCTCACTTAACCTCAACTACTCGAACCGCCCGGTGCGGACCCGCATGCCGGGTGGTGTGGCAGGGGACCGGTCAGCAATGCTGACCGCCCCTATGCCGATCCGCCCACGTGCGAACGGTCTTTATTTTGCCGGGATCGGCGCGCTCCTGCACGCATCCCAACCGTGTGCAGCCATTTCACGTATTGCCATTACTATCATTGTCGGTTCCCGCCCGGCCACGAGTCCAGCGTGGCCCGCCGCGAACCTTCCCGGCCATACCCCAACCGCCATAGGATACCGACACATGGATGATATCGACACCACCCGGCGCGACCTGCTGATCGCGGGTGCGCTGACCGCCACGGCCGCCGCCGTGCCCACGGTGGCGGGCGCCCAGCCCGCCACCGCCGCAAGCCCGAACACAGGAGTACCGCAGACCCCTGTTTCTTCGAAGGTCACGCTGAAGGTCAACGGCCAGCAGCACACGATCGCCGTCGACACCCGCACCACCTTGCTCGACCTGCTGCGTGAGCAGCTGCACCTCACGGGCACCAAGAAGGGCTGCGACCAGGGCCAGTGTGGCGCGTGCACCGTCATCGCCGATGGCCGCCGCATCAATTCCTGCCTGTCGCTTGCCGTGATGCACGAGAATTCGGAGATCACCACGATCGAAGGCCTTGGCACGCCCGAGAAGATGCACCCGATGCAGGCGGCGTTCGTGAAGCACGATGGCTACCAGTGCGGCTACTGTACCCCCGGGCAGATCTGTTCGGCCGTGTCGGTGCTCGATGAAATCAAACAGGGCATCCCGAGCCACGTGACCGCCGACCTGACGAAGCGCCCGCCGCTCACGGAACTGGAGATCCGCGAGCGCATGAGCGGCAATATCTGTCGCTGCGGCGCCTACTCGAACATCGTCGATGCGATCGTCGAAGTCTCCGGGAGGCCGGCATGAAGGTCTTCACGTATGAAAAGGCGCGCACGCCCGCCGAGGCGGCGGCCGCCGCCGCGCGCGTGCCCGGTGCCCGCTTCATCGCCGGCGGCACGAACCTGCTGGACCTGATGAAGCTGGAAATCGAAACGCCACCGCACCTGGTGGACGTCAACGGCCTGGCACTCGACAAGATCGAGCCGACCCGCGAAGGCGGGCTGCGCGTGGGCGCGCTGGTGCGCAATACGGATCTCGCGGCGGACGAGCGCGTGCGCCGTGACTACGGCGTGCTGTCGCGCGCGCTGCTCGCCGGTGCATCGGCCCAGTTGCGCAACAAGGCCACGACCGCCGGCAACCTGCTGCAGCGCACCCGCTGCCCATATTTCTACGATACCGCGCAGCCGTGCAACAAGCGCCAGCCGGGCAGCGGCTGCTCGGCGATCGGCGGTTTTTCGCGCCATCACGCGATCGTCGGCACCAGCGAAGCGTGCATCGCCACGCATCCGAGCGACATGGCGGTGGCCATGGCGGCGCTGGAAGCCACCGTGGAAACGGTGCAGCCGAACGGCGCCACGCGCACGATCCCGATTGCCGATTTCCATAAACTGCCGGGCAACACGCCGCACATCGAACACGTGCTGGCGCCCGGCGAGCTGATCACGGCGGTAACGCTACCGAAGCCGGTGGGTGGCAAGCAGCTGTACCACAAGGTGCGCGACCGCGCCTCGTACGCGTTCGCGCTGGTGTCGGTGGCGGCCATCGTGCAGCCGGACGGCACGGGCCGCGTGGCGGTCGGCGGCATCGCGCACAAGCCTTGGCGCGTGCCGGCGGCGGACCAGAACCTGCCGCGCGGCGGCCGCGCGGTGGCCGAGCAGTTGCTGGCGGGCGCGAAGCCGATGCACGACAACGCGTACAAGGTCCCCCTCGTCCAGCGCACCATCGACGCGGTGCTGGCGGAAGCAAAGAAAGGATGATGCAATGAAGTTCACCACTCCCGCCACAACCAATCCGATCGACCAGCTGAAGGTCGTCGGCAAACCGGTCGACCGCATCGACGGCCCCTATAAAACCACCGGCACGGCGCGCTATGCCTACGAGCGGCACGACGTGGCGCCGAACGCCGCCTATGGCTACGTGGTCGGCGCCACGGTCGCGAAAGGCATCATCAAATCGCTCGACGTTACCGCCGCGCGGCGTGCGCCCGGCGTGATCGCCGTTGTCACCCACGTCAACGCGGGCAAGCTGGAAAAAGGCGACTACAACACGGCCAAGTTGCTGGCCGGGCCGCAGGTCGACCATTACCACCAGGCCGTGGCGCTGGTCGTTGCCGAAACGTTCGAGCAGGCGCGCGCCGCCGCGTCGCTCGTCAAGGTCTCGTACTCGCAGATCAAGGGCGAATACGACCTTGCCAAGGCGAAGGCTTCGGCCAAGGTACCGAAGGGCGGCGACGAGCCGGCGGAAACCAAGGCCGGCAATTTCCAGTCCGCGTTCGACAGCGCTCCCGTGAAATTCGACGCCACGTACACCACGCCGGACCAGACGCACGCGATGATGGAACCGCATGCCTCGGTCGCCGCGTGGGAAGGCGACAAGCTGACCGTGTGGACGTCGAACCAGATGATCGACTGGGGCAAGGGCGACATGGCCAAGACGCTCGGCATCCCGAAAGAGAAAGTGCGGATGGTGTCGCCGTATATCGGCGGCGGCTTCGGCGGCAAGCTGTTCCTGCGCGCCGAGGCGCTGCTGGCCGCGCTGGGCGCGAAGCAGGCGGACCGGCCGGTGAAAGTGGCGCTGCAGCGGGCGCTGATGATCAACAACACCACCCACCGCCCGGCCACGATCCAGCGTATCCGCATCGGCGCCACCCGCGAAGGGCGCATCACGGCGATCGCCCATGAAAGCTGGTCCGGCGACCTGCCGGACGGCAAACCGGAAACGGCCGTCAACCAGACCCGCCTGCTGTACGCGGGCCAGCACCGGATGACGCGCCTGAACCTCGCCGTGCTCGACCTGCCCGAAGGAAATGCGATGCGCGCACCGGGCGAAGCGCCGGGCATGATGGCACTGGAAATCGCCGTCGATGAACTGGCCGAGAAACTGAAGATGGATCCGGTCACGTTCCGCATCGTCAACGACACCACCGTCGATCCGGAGAAGCGCACGCGCAAGTTCTCGCAGCGGCGCTTCGCCGAATGCCTGCGCACGGGGGCGGAAAAATTCGGCTGGAACAAGCGCAACCCGCAGCCGGCGCAGGTGCGGGAAGGGCGCTGGCTGATCGGGCAGGGTGTCGCGTCCGCGTTCCGCAACAACCTCGTGCAAAAGTCCGCCGCGCGCGTGCGGCTCGATGCCAAGGGCATCGTCACCGTCGAAACGGACATGACGGACATCGGTACCGGCAGCTACACGATCATTGCGCAGACCGCGGCCGAGATGATGGGCGTCGCCCTGGACCAGGTGGTGGTGAAGCTGGGCGACTCCGATTTTCCCGTCTCGGCCGGTTCGGGCGGGCAATGGGGCGGCAACAGTTCCACGGCCGGTGTGTACGCGGCGTGCGTGAAGCTGCGCGAGGCCGTGGAGAAAAAACTCGGCCTGGCGGCGAACGCCGAGTTCACCGATGGCACCGTGCGTTCCGCCGGCAAGTCCGTGCCGTTGCGCGAGGCCGCGGCCGGTGGCGAACTGGTGGCCGAGGACAAGATGGAATACGGCGACCTGGACAAGAAGTTCCAGCAATCCACGTTCGGTGCGCATTTCGTCGAGGTGGCGGTGGACGCGTACACCGGTGAAGTCCGCATCCGGCGCATGCTGGCCGTGTGCGCGGCCGGCCGCATCCTGAACCCGAAGTCGGCGCGCAGCCAGGTGATCGGCGCGATGACGATGGGCGCCGGCGCCGCGCTGATGGAGGAACTGGCCGTCGACAAGCGCATCGGCTTCTTCATCAATCACGACCTGGCCACGTACGAGGTGCCGGTGCATGCCGACATCCCGCATCAGGAAGTGGTGTTCCTCGACGAGACCGATCCGATGTCGTCGCCGATGAAGGCGAAGGGCGTGGGCGAACTGGGGATCTGCGGCGTGGCGGCGGCGATCGCCAACGCGATCTACAACGCCACCGGCGTGCGGGTGCGCGAATACCCGATCACGCTGGACAAGCTGATCGACAAGCTGCCGCAGGTGGCATAGTCGCTGGCAGTCCGGTAGTTATCATCCTCATGCGGCATTAACCGTTCGATGGCAAGATCGTGGATGGCGCGGGCAGTGTGCCCGCGCCTTTCATCATGCCATGAAAGGATCCTCATGAAGCTGTTCGCCGCCGCATTGCTGTTATCCGCCACCACGTTTGCCCACGCGCAGGGAGCGCCGAACCAGGAAGCCATCGATGCCGCGAAAAAGGCGGCCGATACCTGGCTGGCGCTCGTCGATGCCGGCCAGTACAAGGCATCGTGGGAGCAGGCGGCCGAGCCGTTGCGCAAGGCAGTCAGCGTGACCCAGTGGGAGCAGGGCAGCCGCGCGGCGCGCATGCCGGTCGGCGCGTTGCAGGGGCGCACGCTGGCGTCGTCGACCTACACGACAACCTTGCCGGGCGCGCCGCAGGGCCAGTACGTGGTGCTGGAATACACCACCCGCTTCGCCGACCGCGCCAATGCCGTGGAAACCGTGATACCCACGCTGGAAGCTGACGGCAAGTGGCGCATGGCGGGGTATTTTCTGAAGTAACAAAGGTTAGTGCCGGATAGTGTCGCGGACGGGTGACATATGGTCGCCCGCCCCTTGACCCATGCGGTACGCAGCCCGAAGATCGTGGCCTTTGCCACCATTCCGAGCTCATCCATGACTAGTCTCCAGCAAGTGTGCGGGCTGCTCGCGCTCGCCGCCACGGCAGGCGCGATGGCAGCGCCGCCGCCGGTCGAGGCCTTTTTCAACGACCCCGAAATCAGCCACGTGACGTTGTCTCCGAAGGGCAACTATGTCGCCTACGTGCAGACCGGCGCTGACGGCCGGCAGATCGTGGCCGTGCGCGATACGCGCGACCCCTCGAAGGTCACGATTCCCGGCACGGCCGATAGTGCTCACGCCGTCATCGCCGCGATCCACTGGGTGAACGACGACCGACTGGGATTCACGATCGGCGACCGCCGCCTGGAATTCCTGGGCAACTTCGATGAATATGCCGCCGACCGCAACGGCAAGAACCTGGTTCATCTCATCTCGGGCAACTGGGCCCAACGGGGCGACCTGGCCAGCAGCAATATGAAGAGCCGCCTGCTGACGGCCGATTACGGCTTCTTCAGCGCCACCGTTGACGGCTCGGACGACATCGTTGTCCAGAAATACAAGTGGAACAAGGTCGGCAAAACGCCGGAGACGTCGCGCCTGTACCGGCTCGATACCCGCACGCGTGCATTGACCGACCTGCTGCCCGGCGCCCAGCCTGCGCGGGTGATCAAATGGGTGCTTGACATGGACGCCGTGCCGCGCATCGCCGTCTCGGCAGCCAAGGGGCGTTGCGTGGTGTCGTACCGCGACAGGGACGCGGCATCGTGGACCGAACTGGACAACAAGAATTGCCTGGACAGCGAACAGATCGATCCGCAATTTTTCGACGGCAATGGCACGCTGCATGTGCAAACCGCGCACAAGGGCTTCGACGCACTGTATGCCCTACGATACGGCAGGAAAGAAGCGGGCCGCCGAACCGCTGGTCAGTTTCGAAGGCTTCGACTACAACGGCACGCCCGAGGCGGATTTCCGGACCCGCGCGCTGGCGGGCCTGCATTACCGCACCGATGCCCGCGCAACGGCATGGCTCGACACGGCCATGAAAGCCGTGCAAGAAAAAGTCGATGCACAGTTGCCGGGCCTGGCCAACCGGATCACCTGCCCGCTGTCCTGCCGTGATGCAACGGCGTTGCTGGTCAGCTCCACGTCGGACCGCGAACCGATGCAGTATTTCATCTACACGCCGGCTACCTCCAAACTGGTCGGCCTGGGCAGTGAACGGCCGGACATCCGCCCGGCGGACATGGGCCAGCGCGACTTTTACCGTTACCGCGCGGGCGATGGCCTGCAGGTACCCGTGTATGTCACCCTGCCGCCCGGAAAACCGAAAGGTCCGCTGCCCACCGTGGTACTGGTGCATGGCGGCCCCTACGTGCACGGCACTTCATGGGAATGGGAACGCGAGGCGCAATTTCTCGCCTCGCGCGGCTACGTGGTACTGCAGCCTGAATTTCGCGGTACGCTGGGCTACGGCGTGAAGCATTTCCAGGCCGGCTGGAAACAGTGGGGCCGTGCGATGCAGGATGACCTGGCCGACGCGGCGCAGTGGGCCGTGAAACAGGGTTGGGCCGAACCGGGCCGCATCGCCATCATGGGGGCCAGCTACGGCGGCTATGCAACGCTGATGGGGTTGATTCGCCATCCGGACATCTTCCGCTGCGGTATCGACCTGATGGGTGTGTCCGACATCGGCATGATGTTCTCGGTCGTGGAATCGGACTTGCCGCAAGAATGGCTGGAATATGGCGCGAAGACAATGCTGGGCGATCCGGACGATCCGGCGCTGGCCAGCGTGTCGCCGCTGGCGCAGGCGGCACGGCTGACCCGGCCCCTGTTGATCGCCCATGGCGCCAAGGACCGGCGCGTGCCGATCGTGCATGCCAGGCGGATGAAA is part of the Pseudoduganella lutea genome and encodes:
- the paoC gene encoding aldehyde oxidoreductase molybdenum-binding subunit PaoC, coding for MKFTTPATTNPIDQLKVVGKPVDRIDGPYKTTGTARYAYERHDVAPNAAYGYVVGATVAKGIIKSLDVTAARRAPGVIAVVTHVNAGKLEKGDYNTAKLLAGPQVDHYHQAVALVVAETFEQARAAASLVKVSYSQIKGEYDLAKAKASAKVPKGGDEPAETKAGNFQSAFDSAPVKFDATYTTPDQTHAMMEPHASVAAWEGDKLTVWTSNQMIDWGKGDMAKTLGIPKEKVRMVSPYIGGGFGGKLFLRAEALLAALGAKQADRPVKVALQRALMINNTTHRPATIQRIRIGATREGRITAIAHESWSGDLPDGKPETAVNQTRLLYAGQHRMTRLNLAVLDLPEGNAMRAPGEAPGMMALEIAVDELAEKLKMDPVTFRIVNDTTVDPEKRTRKFSQRRFAECLRTGAEKFGWNKRNPQPAQVREGRWLIGQGVASAFRNNLVQKSAARVRLDAKGIVTVETDMTDIGTGSYTIIAQTAAEMMGVALDQVVVKLGDSDFPVSAGSGGQWGGNSSTAGVYAACVKLREAVEKKLGLAANAEFTDGTVRSAGKSVPLREAAAGGELVAEDKMEYGDLDKKFQQSTFGAHFVEVAVDAYTGEVRIRRMLAVCAAGRILNPKSARSQVIGAMTMGAGAALMEELAVDKRIGFFINHDLATYEVPVHADIPHQEVVFLDETDPMSSPMKAKGVGELGICGVAAAIANAIYNATGVRVREYPITLDKLIDKLPQVA
- a CDS encoding porin family protein; protein product: MFKKFIATAALSLAASASFAMPTGIYAGVTAGTTDVSDLDGNKGSFGAFAGYGFNEAIAVEVGYRQHGTWELYGSDVKVKQTDISVLGALPLAASLDLYGRLGYAHAKVEAEYYGYRDDESVDNTLVGIGLAYRFSANLSGRVEVQKPASDTTNVSLGLAWQF
- a CDS encoding DUF4019 domain-containing protein; protein product: MKLFAAALLLSATTFAHAQGAPNQEAIDAAKKAADTWLALVDAGQYKASWEQAAEPLRKAVSVTQWEQGSRAARMPVGALQGRTLASSTYTTTLPGAPQGQYVVLEYTTRFADRANAVETVIPTLEADGKWRMAGYFLK
- a CDS encoding outer membrane beta-barrel protein, translated to MFTKYLAAAALSLAASIACAGPAGVYAGVSAGATRFEELDGNKSHFGAFVGYGFNPAIALELGYRQHGEWNYFGTDVKLKETQFSAVGSMALSRNLDLFARVGYGYGEIEADRAGYRGEGNVDSAIYGIGLGYQFVPNLSSRVELQKPASDITSVTASLVWKF
- a CDS encoding FAD binding domain-containing protein — its product is MKVFTYEKARTPAEAAAAAARVPGARFIAGGTNLLDLMKLEIETPPHLVDVNGLALDKIEPTREGGLRVGALVRNTDLAADERVRRDYGVLSRALLAGASAQLRNKATTAGNLLQRTRCPYFYDTAQPCNKRQPGSGCSAIGGFSRHHAIVGTSEACIATHPSDMAVAMAALEATVETVQPNGATRTIPIADFHKLPGNTPHIEHVLAPGELITAVTLPKPVGGKQLYHKVRDRASYAFALVSVAAIVQPDGTGRVAVGGIAHKPWRVPAADQNLPRGGRAVAEQLLAGAKPMHDNAYKVPLVQRTIDAVLAEAKKG
- the paoA gene encoding aldehyde dehydrogenase iron-sulfur subunit PaoA — its product is MDDIDTTRRDLLIAGALTATAAAVPTVAGAQPATAASPNTGVPQTPVSSKVTLKVNGQQHTIAVDTRTTLLDLLREQLHLTGTKKGCDQGQCGACTVIADGRRINSCLSLAVMHENSEITTIEGLGTPEKMHPMQAAFVKHDGYQCGYCTPGQICSAVSVLDEIKQGIPSHVTADLTKRPPLTELEIRERMSGNICRCGAYSNIVDAIVEVSGRPA
- a CDS encoding YbaN family protein; protein product: MKFLLKVIGVIAVILALLGAFLPLLPTTPFLLLASACFARSSVRAHNWLRTNPLFGKYLRDWEDGRGLPLRGKIVILLFMWGSMSYSLTRVAHIPALVALLVAIGLGVTVFLLRFVPTRR
- the ltrA gene encoding group II intron reverse transcriptase/maturase, which translates into the protein MNRVRHQMSAEAERVAVRRGEASSQASSDETRFTRQKTKDTGRNLLTQALARENMHRAWKRVKANKGAAGVDGLDISQTQEHLKHAWPTIKKQLLEGTYRPMPVRRVGIPKPDGSERELGIPTVIDRLIQQALLQVLQPLIDPTFSEHSHGFRPGRRAHDAVLRAQQYVQEGYRVVVDVDLSKFFDRVNHDILIDRLRKRVNDIGVIRLVRAYLNAGIMDGGMVSQRMEGTPQGGPLSPLLANVLLDEVDRELERRGHRFARYADDCNVYVRSEKAGERVMALLKRQYDKLHLKINESKSAVASALGRKFLGYELYATKKGAVKRAVSDKAQDTFRQRIRQLTRRSGGRSISEIIDKLRPYVLGWKAYFGLSQTPGIWRELDEWMRHRMRAIHLKQWKRAKTIYRELLNLGATPNVALRVAQNSRRWWRNSRFALNNVLTIAYFDRLGMPRLT
- a CDS encoding alpha/beta hydrolase family protein, coding for MGQRDFYRYRAGDGLQVPVYVTLPPGKPKGPLPTVVLVHGGPYVHGTSWEWEREAQFLASRGYVVLQPEFRGTLGYGVKHFQAGWKQWGRAMQDDLADAAQWAVKQGWAEPGRIAIMGASYGGYATLMGLIRHPDIFRCGIDLMGVSDIGMMFSVVESDLPQEWLEYGAKTMLGDPDDPALASVSPLAQAARLTRPLLIAHGAKDRRVPIVHARRMKDALAKHNNAVEYVVYDDEGHGLYHRENRIDFYKRVEAFLARHLRQ